A single region of the Candidatus Binataceae bacterium genome encodes:
- a CDS encoding efflux RND transporter permease subunit, with the protein MMWIVRLALRRPLSVAVMALLMLVLGVLSFELMNVDIFPAINLPVVMVVWSYPGLSTLDVEHRMVFISERAYSTTVNGIEHMESESINGLGILKIYFYPDSDLGSAIAQINAVSETILSILPRGTQPPQIISYNAANVPVAQLNVFSETLSTEQLFDYGLNFIRLQLFTIPGFSSPAPMGGVQRSIMVNLDPTAQYANGLSAYDIGNSLGQSNVVIPSGAIKLGNYQDNV; encoded by the coding sequence GTAATGGCGCTGCTGATGTTGGTGCTGGGGGTGCTCAGCTTCGAGCTGATGAACGTCGACATTTTTCCTGCCATCAACCTGCCGGTGGTGATGGTGGTATGGAGCTATCCCGGCTTGTCGACTCTCGACGTCGAGCATCGCATGGTGTTTATCAGCGAGCGCGCCTACTCGACTACGGTCAACGGCATCGAGCACATGGAATCGGAGTCGATCAACGGGCTGGGCATCCTCAAGATTTATTTCTATCCCGACAGCGACCTCGGTTCGGCGATCGCGCAGATTAACGCGGTTTCCGAGACCATCCTGTCGATCCTGCCCCGCGGCACCCAGCCGCCTCAGATAATTTCCTACAACGCCGCCAACGTGCCGGTGGCGCAGCTCAATGTCTTCAGCGAAACTCTTTCCACCGAGCAGTTGTTCGACTACGGGCTGAACTTCATCCGCTTGCAGCTCTTTACTATCCCGGGGTTTTCCTCGCCCGCGCCGATGGGCGGGGTGCAGCGCTCGATCATGGTCAACCTCGATCCAACCGCGCAATACGCCAACGGCCTGTCGGCCTACGATATCGGCAATTCCCTGGGCCAAAGCAATGTCGTCATTCCCTCGGGCGCGATCAAGCTGGGCAACTACCAGGACAACGTC